Proteins from a single region of Echeneis naucrates chromosome 14, fEcheNa1.1, whole genome shotgun sequence:
- the LOC115054496 gene encoding protein ABHD15 translates to MALLAWSSLFCLLPSLFVFLLCLVLRWSRSRCWIRLAVRAAEARFICKPTALANYLLQHCGSLAKPRLARWPRGDPHVQTLCSLLWGQYGDTIQFSRDNLLLRDEGIVALDWAVGTGLDEAVRRKRRDDQSGGKALGCFTSTPPILLLIPQCWGGMTAHLKALCHRAMCDGFYVVVFHPRGTAGCPLTTTRLTEFGDPADLEQAVAYIHSRHPSSALVAVSEGSGSGILLSYLGEHGSSTYLTAAAAISPVLQGQQWFEAAMSPIYRWWALFHRKLQLRRYAKSLRAVLDVDQALSSSSLRDFEEALFCSSARSGPHSQQGLAPSVAWALSERAAPAKDWDSYWERNEPLRDADEVALPVLCICSRDDPLLQPSSGLPTSLFQSNPYFFLVLTDKGGHCGFTLEGREQMEGEGTEEEEEEEEERCWSHIVVLEYFRVVADFLKVDGGSWSGSAGEYNQTGLRNRTSNMAPLRRKRATTMKRLRQQIPEKRSLNEEEENFIWKRSYTR, encoded by the exons ATGGCATTATTAGCATGGAGCAGTTTGTTCTGTTTGCTCCCATCCCTGTTCGTCTTCCTGCTGTGCCTGGTTCTGCGCTGGTCCAGATCACGCTGCTGGATCAGGCTGGCCGTCAGGGCTGCAGAAGCCAGGTTCATCTGCAAGCCCACAGCGCTGGCCAACTATCTGCTCCAGCACTGTGGCTCTCTGGCAAAGCCCAGACTCGCTCGGTGGCCCAGGGGAGACCCCCATGTGCAGACTCTGTGCAGCCTGCTGTGGGGACAATATGGAGACACGATACAGTTCTCCAGGGATAATCTGCTACTGAGAGACGAGGGGATAGTGGCTCTGGACTGGGCTGTGGGGACGGGACTGGATGAGGCCGTGAGAAGGAAGAGGCGGGATGATCAGTCAGGAGGAAAGGCACTGGGCTGCTTCACATCAACACcacccatcctcctcctcatccctcaATGCTGGGGAGGGATGACCGCCCACTTAAAGGCCCTGTGCCACCGGGCCATGTGTGACGGTTTTTATGTGGTGGTGTTTCACCCTCGAGGGACAGCAGGATGTCCGCTGACCACAACAAGACTAACCGAGTTTGGAGACCCAGCCGATCTCGAGCAG GCAGTGGCGTATATCCACAGCCGCCATCCGTCCTCTGCGCTGGTTGCAGTGAGTGAAGGTTCAGGCTCGGGAATCCTTCTCTCCTACTTGGGGGAACATGGATCAAGTACAtacctgacagcagctgcagcaatcTCACCTGTGCTTCAGGGCCAGCAGTGGTTCGAAGCAGCCATGTCTCCCATTTATCGCTGGTGGGCGCTATTTCACCGGAAACTGCAGCTCAGAAG GTACGCAAAGTCCTTAAGAGCAGTCCTGGATGTGGACCAGGCCCtcagctcttcctctctcagagACTTTGAGGAAGCTCTTTTCTGCTCCTCAGCCCG CTCTGGACCTCATTCCCAGCAGGGCTTGGCGCCTTCAGTGGCCTGGGCCCTAAGTGAGAGGGCTGCACCAGCCAAGGACTGGGACAGTTACTGGGAGAGGAATGAACCCCTGAGGGATGCCGATGAGGTGGCTCTGCCAGTGCTCTGCATCTGCAGCCGAGATGACCCTCTCCTCCAGCCATCCTCTGGTCTGCCCACTTCTCTTTTCCAAAGCAATCCTTACTTCTTCCTGGTGTTGACGGACAAAGGAGGGCACTGCGGATTCACTCTGGAAGGCCGGgaacagatggagggagaggggactgaggaggaggaggaggaagaggaggaacgtTGCTGGAGTCACATCGTGGTTCTGGAGTACTTCAGAGTGGTGGCTGATTTCTTGAAAGTGGACGGGGGGAGCTGGAGTGGTTCAGCAGGAGAATATAATCAGACTGGACTGAGGAACAGGACCAGCAACATGGCCCCTCTTCGCAGGAAACGAGCCACCACGATGAAAAGACTGAGACAGCAGATCCCTGAAAAGAGAAGCTtgaatgaagaggaagagaactTCATCTGGAAGAGGTCCTACACCCGCTGA
- the taok1b gene encoding serine/threonine-protein kinase TAO1 isoform X1, producing MPSSVRAGSLKDPEVAELFFKEDPEKLFSDLREIGHGSFGAVYFARDVRTNEVVAIKKMSYSGKQSNEKWQDIIKEVKFLQRIRHPNSIEYKGCYLREHTAWLVMEYCLGSASDLLEVHKKPLQELEIAAITHGALQGLAYLHSHNMIHRDVKAGNILLTEPGLVKLADFGSASIASPANSFVGTPYWMAPEVILAMDEGQYDGKVDVWSLGITCIELAERKPPLFNMNAMSALYHIAQNESPTLQSSEWTDYFRNFVDSCLQKIPQDRPHSDDMLGHAFLQRERPDSVLMDLIQRTKDAVRELDNLQYRKMKKILLQEAHNGPTAETQDGDEELEPGGGRTGTVNSVGSNQSIPSMSISASSQSSSVNSLNETAQDSRSELDLMEGDHTVMSNSSVIHLKPEEEESFSGEQAASSQPSEPQATPAPAPRKHYRNREHFATIRTASLVTREMQEHEQDSELREQMSGYKRMRRQHQKHLMALENKLKGEMDEHRLRLDKELESQRSNFTQEMEKLLKKHQAALEKDLKTFANDEKKFQQHIQVQQKKELSSFLESQKREYKLRKEQLKEELSENQSTPKKEKQEWLSKQKENIQHFQAEEEANLLRRQRQYLELECRRFKRRILIARHNVEQDLAREELNKRQTQKDLEHAMLLRHHESMQELEFRHLGTIQKARAELIRTQHQTELTNQLEYNKRRERELRRKHVMEVRQQPKSLKSKELQIKKQFQETCKTQTRQYKALRNHLLETTPKSDHKAVLKRLKEEQTRKLAILAEQYDHSINEMLSTQALRLDEAQEGECQVLRMQLQQELELLNAYQSKIKMQTDAQHDKERRELEQRVSLRRALLEQKIEEEMLALQNERLERIRSLLERQAREIEAFDSESMRLGFSNMVLTNLAPDSQGGWGGGGGGSQGVQGGGHWPGGGGGGGHHSHHHQGGSSSQQPWGHPMLAGGPPPWSLHHPGGGSQRGSGGGVGGVRNSPQAMRRTSSGGRNEQGMSRSASITSQISNGSHLSYT from the exons ATGCCCTCTTCTGTAAGGGCAGGCAGCCTGAAGGATCCGGAGGTGGCTGAGCTTTTCTTCAAAGAAGACCCAGAGAAGCTTTTCTCAGACCTCAGAGAGATTGGCCATGGCAGCTTTGGAGCCGTCTATTTT GCACGGGATGTACGCACAAATGAGGTGGTGGCAATTAAAAAGATGTCCTACAGTGGCAAACAGTCGAATGAG AAATGGCAAGACATCATAAAGGAGGTGAAGTTTCTCCAGAGGATCCGGCACCCCAACAGTATAGAATACAAAGGCTGTTACCTCCGTGAGCACACAGCATGG CTCGTGATGGAGTACTGTCTGGGCTCAGCCTCCGATCTGCTAGAAG tTCATAAAAAACCTCTACAAGAACTAGAGATCGCTGCCATTACACATGGTGCTCTGCAGGGGCTGGCCTACCTTCATTCCCACAATATGATTCACAG ggATGTGAAGGCAGGTAACATCCTGCTGACTGAGCCTGGGCTGGTCAAACTGGCAGACTTTGGCTCTGCCTCCATCGCTTCGCCTGCCAACTCCTTTGTGGGAACGCCATATTG GATGGCCCCGGAGGTGATTTTAGCTATGGATGAGGGCCAGTACGATGGCAAGGTGGATGTCTGGTCTTTGGGGATCACCTGTATAGAATTAG CGGAGAGGAAGCCTCCCTTGTTTAACATGAATGCAATGAGTGCCTTATACCACATAGCGCAGAACGAAAGCCCCACACTGCAGTCTAGTGAATG GACGGATTACTTTAGAAACTTTGTTGATTCTTGCCTTCAGAAAATCCCCCAGGACAGACCGCACTCTGATGACATGCTGGGT CATGCATTTCTGCAGCGTGAACGTCCAGACTCCGTGCTGATGGATCTCATTCAGAGGACCAAAGATGCAGTGCGAGAGCTGGATAACTTGCAGTATCggaagatgaagaagatccTCCTTCAGGAGGCTCACAATGGACCCACAGCAGAAACCCAGGATGGAGATGAG GAGCTGGAGCCTGGTGGAGGCCGGACAGGAACTGTGAACAGTGTTGGCAGTAATCAGTCCATCCCCAGCATGTCCATCAGCGCCAGCTCCCAGAGCAGCTCTGTCAACAGCCTGAATGAAACGGCCCAGGACAGCCGCAGCGAGCTGGACCTGATGGAGGGAGACCACACAGTCATGTCCAACAGCTCTGTCATACACCTCAAACCG gaggaggaggagagtttCTCTGGGGAGCAGGCAGCCAGCAGTCAACCCTCTGAGCCCCAGGCAACACCAGCTCCGGCCCCGAGGAAGCACTACCGCAACAGAGAGCATTTTGCCACCATACGTACAGCATCACTT GTGACACGTGAGATGCAGGAACATGAGCAGGACTCTGAGCTTCGTGAGCAAATGTCAGGATACAAACGGATGAGGCGGCAACATCAGAAGCACCTGATGGCTCTTGAGAACAAGCTGAAAGGGGAGATGGATGAGCACCGCCTGAGGCTGGACAAAGAGCTGGAGAGTCAGAGAAGCAACTTCACCCAGGAGATGGAGAAACTGCTCAAAAAACACCAGGCAGCTTTGGAGAAAGAT CTAAAGACATTTGCCAATGATGAGAAGAAGTTCCAGCAGCACATCCAGGTGCAGCAGAAGAAAGAGCTCAGTAGTTTCCTGGAGTCACAAAAGCGGGAGTATAAACTGCGCAAGGAGCAGCTCAAAGAG GAACTGAGTGAGAACCAGTCGACTCCCaagaaagagaagcaggagTGGCTTTCCAAACAGAAAGAGAACATCCAGCACTTCCAG gcggaggaggaggccaaCTTGCTGAGGAGACAAAGGCAGTACTTGGAGTTGGAGTGTCGGCGGTTCAAACGCAGGATCCTCATTGCCAGACACAATGTGGAGCAGGATCTGGCCAGAGAG GAGCTGAACAAGCGGCAGACACAGAAGGACCTGGAGCACGCCATGCTGCTCAGGCATCACGAGTCAATGCAGGAGTTGGAGTTCAGGCACCTAGGGACAATCCAGAAGGCACGAGCAGAGCTGATCCGGACTCAGCACCAGACAGAGCTCACCAACCAACTGGAATATAataagaggagggagagggaactGAGGCGCAAGCATGTTATGGAGGTCCGACAGCAGCCCAAGAGTCTCAAG TCAAAGGAGCTTCAGATCAAGAAGCAGTTCCAGGAGACTTGCAAAACCCAGACCAGGCAGTACAAGGCCCTCAGGAACCATCTGCTGGAGACCACGCCCAAATCTGACCACAAGGCCGTGCTGAAGAGACTGAAGGAGGAGCAGACCAGGAAGCTGGCCATCCTGGCCGAGCAGTACGACCACTCTATCAATGAAATGCTCTCCACACAAGCT CTGCGGTTAGATGAAGCTCAAGAGGGCGAGTGTCAGGTACTGAggatgcagctgcagcaggagctggagctgctaAACGCGTACCAGAGCAAGATCAAGATGCAAACGGATGCTCAGCACgacaaggagaggagggagctgGAGCAGAGGGTCTCTCTGCGGAGGGCTCTGCTGGAGCAGAAG ATTGAGGAGGAAATGCTCGCCCTGCAGAACGAGCGCCTGGAACGAATCCGCTCACTGCTGGAGCGCCAGGCCCGAGAGATCGAGGCTTTTGACTCCGAGTCCATGCGGCTGGGCTTTAGCAACATGGTGCTTACAAACCTGGCTCCTGATTCCCAGGGAGGTTGGGGGGGTGGAGGCGGAGGAAGCCAGGGGGTTCAGGGGGGAGGCCACTGgccaggaggaggtggaggagggggccACCATAGTCACCACCACCAGGGGGGCTCCAGCTCACAGCAGCCCTGGGGTCACCCTATGCTGGCTGGGGGCCCACCACCCTGGAGCCTCCACCACCCTGGAGGAGGGAGTCAGAGGGGGAGTGGGGGTGGCGTTGGAGGGGTGAGGAACAGCCCACAGGCTATGAGGAGGACGTCATCTGGGGGGAGGAATGAACAGGGCATGAGCAGGAGCGCCAGCATCACCTCTCAGATCTCCAATGGATCCCACCTGTCGTACAcctag
- the taok1b gene encoding serine/threonine-protein kinase TAO1 isoform X2 — protein sequence MPSSVRAGSLKDPEVAELFFKEDPEKLFSDLREIGHGSFGAVYFARDVRTNEVVAIKKMSYSGKQSNEKWQDIIKEVKFLQRIRHPNSIEYKGCYLREHTAWLVMEYCLGSASDLLEVHKKPLQELEIAAITHGALQGLAYLHSHNMIHRDVKAGNILLTEPGLVKLADFGSASIASPANSFVGTPYWMAPEVILAMDEGQYDGKVDVWSLGITCIELAERKPPLFNMNAMSALYHIAQNESPTLQSSEWTDYFRNFVDSCLQKIPQDRPHSDDMLGHAFLQRERPDSVLMDLIQRTKDAVRELDNLQYRKMKKILLQEAHNGPTAETQDGDEELEPGGGRTGTVNSVGSNQSIPSMSISASSQSSSVNSLNETAQDSRSELDLMEGDHTVMSNSSVIHLKPEEESFSGEQAASSQPSEPQATPAPAPRKHYRNREHFATIRTASLVTREMQEHEQDSELREQMSGYKRMRRQHQKHLMALENKLKGEMDEHRLRLDKELESQRSNFTQEMEKLLKKHQAALEKDLKTFANDEKKFQQHIQVQQKKELSSFLESQKREYKLRKEQLKEELSENQSTPKKEKQEWLSKQKENIQHFQAEEEANLLRRQRQYLELECRRFKRRILIARHNVEQDLAREELNKRQTQKDLEHAMLLRHHESMQELEFRHLGTIQKARAELIRTQHQTELTNQLEYNKRRERELRRKHVMEVRQQPKSLKSKELQIKKQFQETCKTQTRQYKALRNHLLETTPKSDHKAVLKRLKEEQTRKLAILAEQYDHSINEMLSTQALRLDEAQEGECQVLRMQLQQELELLNAYQSKIKMQTDAQHDKERRELEQRVSLRRALLEQKIEEEMLALQNERLERIRSLLERQAREIEAFDSESMRLGFSNMVLTNLAPDSQGGWGGGGGGSQGVQGGGHWPGGGGGGGHHSHHHQGGSSSQQPWGHPMLAGGPPPWSLHHPGGGSQRGSGGGVGGVRNSPQAMRRTSSGGRNEQGMSRSASITSQISNGSHLSYT from the exons ATGCCCTCTTCTGTAAGGGCAGGCAGCCTGAAGGATCCGGAGGTGGCTGAGCTTTTCTTCAAAGAAGACCCAGAGAAGCTTTTCTCAGACCTCAGAGAGATTGGCCATGGCAGCTTTGGAGCCGTCTATTTT GCACGGGATGTACGCACAAATGAGGTGGTGGCAATTAAAAAGATGTCCTACAGTGGCAAACAGTCGAATGAG AAATGGCAAGACATCATAAAGGAGGTGAAGTTTCTCCAGAGGATCCGGCACCCCAACAGTATAGAATACAAAGGCTGTTACCTCCGTGAGCACACAGCATGG CTCGTGATGGAGTACTGTCTGGGCTCAGCCTCCGATCTGCTAGAAG tTCATAAAAAACCTCTACAAGAACTAGAGATCGCTGCCATTACACATGGTGCTCTGCAGGGGCTGGCCTACCTTCATTCCCACAATATGATTCACAG ggATGTGAAGGCAGGTAACATCCTGCTGACTGAGCCTGGGCTGGTCAAACTGGCAGACTTTGGCTCTGCCTCCATCGCTTCGCCTGCCAACTCCTTTGTGGGAACGCCATATTG GATGGCCCCGGAGGTGATTTTAGCTATGGATGAGGGCCAGTACGATGGCAAGGTGGATGTCTGGTCTTTGGGGATCACCTGTATAGAATTAG CGGAGAGGAAGCCTCCCTTGTTTAACATGAATGCAATGAGTGCCTTATACCACATAGCGCAGAACGAAAGCCCCACACTGCAGTCTAGTGAATG GACGGATTACTTTAGAAACTTTGTTGATTCTTGCCTTCAGAAAATCCCCCAGGACAGACCGCACTCTGATGACATGCTGGGT CATGCATTTCTGCAGCGTGAACGTCCAGACTCCGTGCTGATGGATCTCATTCAGAGGACCAAAGATGCAGTGCGAGAGCTGGATAACTTGCAGTATCggaagatgaagaagatccTCCTTCAGGAGGCTCACAATGGACCCACAGCAGAAACCCAGGATGGAGATGAG GAGCTGGAGCCTGGTGGAGGCCGGACAGGAACTGTGAACAGTGTTGGCAGTAATCAGTCCATCCCCAGCATGTCCATCAGCGCCAGCTCCCAGAGCAGCTCTGTCAACAGCCTGAATGAAACGGCCCAGGACAGCCGCAGCGAGCTGGACCTGATGGAGGGAGACCACACAGTCATGTCCAACAGCTCTGTCATACACCTCAAACCG gaggaggagagtttCTCTGGGGAGCAGGCAGCCAGCAGTCAACCCTCTGAGCCCCAGGCAACACCAGCTCCGGCCCCGAGGAAGCACTACCGCAACAGAGAGCATTTTGCCACCATACGTACAGCATCACTT GTGACACGTGAGATGCAGGAACATGAGCAGGACTCTGAGCTTCGTGAGCAAATGTCAGGATACAAACGGATGAGGCGGCAACATCAGAAGCACCTGATGGCTCTTGAGAACAAGCTGAAAGGGGAGATGGATGAGCACCGCCTGAGGCTGGACAAAGAGCTGGAGAGTCAGAGAAGCAACTTCACCCAGGAGATGGAGAAACTGCTCAAAAAACACCAGGCAGCTTTGGAGAAAGAT CTAAAGACATTTGCCAATGATGAGAAGAAGTTCCAGCAGCACATCCAGGTGCAGCAGAAGAAAGAGCTCAGTAGTTTCCTGGAGTCACAAAAGCGGGAGTATAAACTGCGCAAGGAGCAGCTCAAAGAG GAACTGAGTGAGAACCAGTCGACTCCCaagaaagagaagcaggagTGGCTTTCCAAACAGAAAGAGAACATCCAGCACTTCCAG gcggaggaggaggccaaCTTGCTGAGGAGACAAAGGCAGTACTTGGAGTTGGAGTGTCGGCGGTTCAAACGCAGGATCCTCATTGCCAGACACAATGTGGAGCAGGATCTGGCCAGAGAG GAGCTGAACAAGCGGCAGACACAGAAGGACCTGGAGCACGCCATGCTGCTCAGGCATCACGAGTCAATGCAGGAGTTGGAGTTCAGGCACCTAGGGACAATCCAGAAGGCACGAGCAGAGCTGATCCGGACTCAGCACCAGACAGAGCTCACCAACCAACTGGAATATAataagaggagggagagggaactGAGGCGCAAGCATGTTATGGAGGTCCGACAGCAGCCCAAGAGTCTCAAG TCAAAGGAGCTTCAGATCAAGAAGCAGTTCCAGGAGACTTGCAAAACCCAGACCAGGCAGTACAAGGCCCTCAGGAACCATCTGCTGGAGACCACGCCCAAATCTGACCACAAGGCCGTGCTGAAGAGACTGAAGGAGGAGCAGACCAGGAAGCTGGCCATCCTGGCCGAGCAGTACGACCACTCTATCAATGAAATGCTCTCCACACAAGCT CTGCGGTTAGATGAAGCTCAAGAGGGCGAGTGTCAGGTACTGAggatgcagctgcagcaggagctggagctgctaAACGCGTACCAGAGCAAGATCAAGATGCAAACGGATGCTCAGCACgacaaggagaggagggagctgGAGCAGAGGGTCTCTCTGCGGAGGGCTCTGCTGGAGCAGAAG ATTGAGGAGGAAATGCTCGCCCTGCAGAACGAGCGCCTGGAACGAATCCGCTCACTGCTGGAGCGCCAGGCCCGAGAGATCGAGGCTTTTGACTCCGAGTCCATGCGGCTGGGCTTTAGCAACATGGTGCTTACAAACCTGGCTCCTGATTCCCAGGGAGGTTGGGGGGGTGGAGGCGGAGGAAGCCAGGGGGTTCAGGGGGGAGGCCACTGgccaggaggaggtggaggagggggccACCATAGTCACCACCACCAGGGGGGCTCCAGCTCACAGCAGCCCTGGGGTCACCCTATGCTGGCTGGGGGCCCACCACCCTGGAGCCTCCACCACCCTGGAGGAGGGAGTCAGAGGGGGAGTGGGGGTGGCGTTGGAGGGGTGAGGAACAGCCCACAGGCTATGAGGAGGACGTCATCTGGGGGGAGGAATGAACAGGGCATGAGCAGGAGCGCCAGCATCACCTCTCAGATCTCCAATGGATCCCACCTGTCGTACAcctag